A single window of Anaerocolumna chitinilytica DNA harbors:
- a CDS encoding VOC family protein — protein sequence MTNGKKYIGVSGKYTKNGTPNGFTSITPFIVVKNPLEAIEFYKMVFNARIKDITEVPDEDGNKLVVHAELDFGNGFLQLGAANPSYKLVLPPTEDNACYSFAIYVADVDQTFENAVIRGAQVREPITNFVSGDRYGSILDPFGVRWSIMTRIEDLSEEESVRRVREWADSFKSAEKQK from the coding sequence ATGACTAATGGTAAAAAATATATTGGAGTGTCAGGTAAATACACAAAGAATGGAACACCTAACGGTTTTACATCAATTACCCCATTTATAGTAGTGAAGAATCCTTTAGAAGCAATAGAATTCTATAAAATGGTTTTCAATGCAAGGATCAAAGATATTACTGAAGTTCCTGATGAAGATGGTAATAAATTAGTTGTTCATGCGGAATTGGACTTTGGAAATGGTTTTTTACAGCTAGGTGCAGCGAATCCGTCATATAAATTGGTCTTGCCGCCAACTGAGGATAATGCATGTTATTCTTTTGCAATTTACGTTGCTGATGTTGATCAGACATTTGAAAATGCAGTGATAAGAGGAGCGCAGGTTAGAGAGCCGATTACCAACTTTGTTTCAGGTGACCGATACGGAAGTATTTTAGATCCCTTTGGAGTAAGATGGTCCATAATGACTAGAATCGAGGATTTATCGGAAGAAGAAAGCGTTCGTAGAGTAAGAGAATGGGCGGATAGCTTTAAAAG